A genomic region of Desulfosarcina ovata subsp. ovata contains the following coding sequences:
- the pheS gene encoding phenylalanine--tRNA ligase subunit alpha: MENTLERIHADAMAALVSAADADVINDLSIQYLGRKGHITQFLRKISTLPVEERPQAGKKANEIKRLLETEFKNALDRLANAGQTVTDRIDVSLPGRVPEKGSLHPITQITNRICSIFSQMGFDVVEGPEVETDYYNFEALNIPKNHPARDMQDTFYVSDSVVLRTHTSPTQPRVMEKREPPVRIIAPGKVYRCDSDLTHTPMFHQVEGLLVDRKISFADLKGTLTAFVHQMFDDQTTLRFRPSFFPFTEPSAEVDIRCVICRGKGCRVCSRTGWLEVLGSGMVHPAVFENVGYDTRRYTGFAFGMGVERIAMLKYGIDDIRRYFDNDYRFLSQF; this comes from the coding sequence GTGGAAAATACCTTAGAACGGATTCATGCCGATGCCATGGCGGCGCTGGTATCGGCAGCCGATGCGGATGTGATAAATGATCTTTCAATTCAGTATCTTGGACGGAAAGGTCACATTACCCAGTTTTTAAGAAAGATCTCCACACTTCCCGTCGAAGAGCGCCCCCAGGCCGGTAAAAAGGCCAACGAGATCAAACGCCTTCTCGAAACCGAGTTTAAAAATGCATTGGATCGGCTGGCCAATGCGGGCCAGACGGTAACTGATCGCATTGATGTTTCGTTGCCGGGACGGGTCCCGGAAAAAGGCTCCCTTCACCCCATTACTCAGATAACCAATCGTATTTGCAGTATTTTTTCGCAGATGGGGTTCGATGTGGTCGAAGGCCCGGAAGTGGAGACCGACTACTACAACTTTGAAGCGCTTAATATTCCGAAAAATCATCCGGCCAGGGATATGCAGGATACCTTTTACGTATCGGACAGCGTGGTCTTGCGCACCCATACCTCGCCGACACAGCCCCGGGTGATGGAAAAAAGGGAGCCGCCGGTGCGCATCATCGCTCCCGGCAAAGTGTATCGTTGCGATTCCGACCTGACCCATACGCCCATGTTTCATCAGGTGGAAGGGCTTCTGGTGGACCGGAAGATCTCTTTTGCCGATCTCAAAGGGACGCTGACCGCGTTTGTGCATCAGATGTTCGATGATCAGACCACTTTGCGCTTTCGCCCCAGTTTTTTTCCCTTTACCGAACCCAGCGCCGAAGTGGATATTCGTTGTGTCATCTGCCGGGGAAAGGGGTGCCGCGTCTGCTCCCGGACTGGCTGGCTGGAGGTGCTGGGATCGGGGATGGTCCATCCGGCAGTGTTCGAGAATGTCGGCTATGATACCCGTCGCTATACCGGTTTTGCGTTCGGTATGGGCGTTGAGCGGATTGCCATGCTCAAATACGGCATCGATGACATTCGGCGCTATTTTGACAATGACTACCGGTTTTTGAGTCAGTTTTGA
- the pheT gene encoding phenylalanine--tRNA ligase subunit beta, protein MKVSISWLKEYVPIDMAVADLADALTMAGLEIEAVEDPYAHLDTVVVGRVTTVSAHPNADRLKLCQVDAGDRSVRVVCGAPNVAEGLTVPLAQVGTCLPNGAKLEKTVIRGEASEGMLCSEIELELGLDASGLMVLDEALVPGQPLKQALHLDDTVFEIGLTPNRPDCLSMMGVAREIAAIQGVKMTPPMVALPDAQGDIDALTSVTIDAPDHCPRYAARLIETVAVAPSPYWLQNRLRAVGVRPINNLVDITNFVMLETGQPLHAFDFDHLAGHRIVVRTAANGETFTTLDEKARQLSDQMLMICDGEKPVAVGGVMGGLNSEIEDTTTRVLIESACFDPISIRKTAKTLGLNTDASHRFERGVDPDGTLFALDRAAQLMAELGRGQLVGGTIDADFRTQTPPVIDLSVAATNALLGTEIDRDHMVGMLENIDFTVQVQGENILRVAVPSFRVDVARPQDLMEEVARLSGYNQIPTTFPTLPSEGIIPSPMMVVRNQVKTILCGFGFSEAINYSFISAQSCDRIRLDTDDPLRQHVALLNPISEEQAVMRTSLVPGMLEAAQRNISRQQNNLRLFEIGKAFLPQPDDLLPLEKEMLVGLWSGSAAWANWHTPERACDFYDTKGVVEGLAVALGISGLTYTALPDANCRYTQAGHTAQILSDGVPIGLIGEVDAAVIGNYNLRQAAFIFELDMEKLAGMIPDAIQMTAIPRFPSTARDITVIVDQDVESGRLLETVNRFGESLVENLYLFDVFAGDPIPEGKKSVSFRVVYRSAERTLEDDTVNEIHRHLTQRLITEFGAALPA, encoded by the coding sequence ATGAAAGTAAGCATAAGCTGGTTAAAAGAGTATGTGCCCATCGATATGGCGGTCGCCGATCTTGCCGACGCGCTGACCATGGCCGGGCTGGAAATAGAAGCGGTGGAAGATCCTTATGCCCACCTGGATACGGTGGTGGTCGGACGGGTGACCACGGTGTCGGCCCACCCCAATGCCGACCGGCTGAAACTTTGCCAGGTGGATGCCGGGGATCGCAGCGTCAGGGTCGTCTGCGGTGCGCCCAATGTGGCCGAGGGGTTAACCGTGCCCCTGGCCCAAGTGGGCACCTGCCTGCCCAATGGTGCCAAACTGGAAAAGACCGTCATCCGGGGGGAAGCCTCCGAAGGGATGCTGTGCAGTGAAATCGAACTGGAACTGGGCCTGGACGCTTCCGGCCTGATGGTGCTGGATGAGGCGTTGGTACCGGGGCAGCCGTTGAAGCAGGCGCTCCATCTTGATGATACGGTGTTTGAAATCGGACTGACCCCCAACCGCCCCGATTGCCTCAGCATGATGGGGGTTGCCCGGGAGATCGCCGCCATCCAGGGGGTTAAGATGACGCCGCCGATGGTCGCACTTCCCGATGCCCAAGGCGATATCGATGCGCTGACATCGGTGACCATCGATGCGCCTGACCATTGTCCCCGCTATGCGGCCCGGCTGATTGAAACGGTCGCCGTGGCCCCCTCTCCATACTGGCTGCAAAATCGCCTGCGCGCGGTGGGGGTCAGACCCATCAACAACCTTGTTGACATCACCAATTTTGTGATGCTGGAAACCGGTCAGCCCTTGCACGCGTTTGATTTTGATCACCTGGCCGGTCATCGTATTGTTGTGCGCACGGCTGCCAACGGGGAGACCTTCACCACCCTGGACGAAAAGGCGCGCCAGCTGTCCGATCAGATGCTGATGATTTGTGATGGTGAGAAACCGGTTGCCGTGGGCGGGGTCATGGGCGGCCTGAATTCCGAAATTGAGGATACTACCACGCGCGTGCTCATCGAGAGTGCCTGTTTCGATCCGATCAGTATCCGCAAGACCGCGAAAACCCTCGGGCTGAATACTGACGCGTCCCACCGCTTCGAGCGGGGGGTGGATCCGGACGGAACCTTGTTTGCTCTCGACCGGGCCGCCCAATTGATGGCCGAACTTGGCCGGGGTCAGTTGGTGGGTGGCACGATCGATGCGGATTTCAGGACTCAGACACCACCTGTGATCGACTTGAGTGTGGCGGCCACCAACGCCCTTCTGGGAACGGAGATTGACCGGGACCACATGGTTGGCATGCTGGAAAATATCGACTTCACGGTTCAGGTCCAAGGGGAGAACATTCTGCGGGTCGCGGTGCCCTCGTTCCGCGTGGATGTGGCCCGGCCGCAGGACCTCATGGAGGAAGTCGCCCGGCTTTCCGGCTACAATCAAATTCCCACGACGTTTCCAACGCTTCCATCCGAGGGCATCATCCCTTCACCCATGATGGTTGTGCGCAACCAGGTCAAAACGATTCTGTGCGGGTTCGGTTTTTCGGAAGCCATCAACTACAGCTTCATCAGTGCTCAGTCCTGCGACCGGATCCGGCTGGATACGGACGATCCGTTGCGCCAGCATGTGGCCCTGCTCAATCCGATTTCGGAAGAGCAGGCGGTGATGCGCACCAGCCTGGTGCCGGGCATGCTCGAAGCCGCCCAGCGCAATATCTCCCGGCAGCAAAACAATTTGCGCCTGTTTGAAATTGGAAAGGCATTTCTCCCACAGCCGGATGATTTGTTGCCGCTGGAAAAGGAGATGCTGGTGGGGCTCTGGAGCGGTTCTGCTGCCTGGGCCAACTGGCACACACCCGAAAGGGCCTGTGATTTTTACGACACCAAGGGGGTTGTCGAAGGGCTGGCCGTGGCCCTGGGGATCAGCGGATTGACCTATACGGCACTGCCGGACGCGAACTGCCGCTATACGCAAGCGGGCCACACGGCGCAGATCCTGTCCGATGGCGTGCCGATCGGCCTTATCGGCGAGGTGGATGCCGCGGTGATCGGCAATTACAATCTCAGGCAGGCGGCATTCATTTTCGAATTGGATATGGAAAAACTGGCCGGGATGATTCCCGATGCCATACAGATGACAGCAATCCCCCGCTTTCCATCCACGGCCAGGGATATTACCGTGATCGTCGATCAGGATGTCGAATCCGGTCGTTTGCTGGAGACGGTGAACCGGTTCGGCGAATCGCTGGTGGAAAACCTCTACCTGTTCGATGTGTTTGCCGGAGATCCCATCCCGGAGGGAAAAAAGAGTGTCTCTTTCCGGGTTGTCTACCGGTCGGCCGAACGCACCCTGGAAGACGATACGGTCAACGAGATTCATCGCCACCTGACCCAACGCCTGATCACCGAGTTTGGTGCCGCGTTGCCGGCCTAA
- a CDS encoding MerR family transcriptional regulator: MTADRSGEAAVPDKFYFKIGEVSDIAGVPSYVLRFWETEFKQIKPKRTEAGQRLYRRQDVVLILKIKQLLYEKKFTIEGARQHLRQRSGRAVEPDPPGTPPDLTDIRDELIRIRDMIDAHRR; encoded by the coding sequence ATGACAGCAGACCGCTCCGGCGAAGCTGCCGTGCCAGACAAATTTTATTTTAAAATTGGTGAGGTCAGTGATATCGCCGGAGTCCCGTCCTACGTGCTGCGATTCTGGGAGACGGAATTCAAACAGATCAAGCCCAAGCGTACCGAAGCGGGACAGCGTCTCTATCGACGCCAGGATGTGGTCCTGATCCTGAAGATTAAACAGCTGCTTTACGAAAAAAAGTTTACCATAGAAGGGGCCAGACAGCATTTGCGGCAACGATCCGGCCGGGCGGTTGAACCGGACCCACCGGGCACGCCCCCCGATCTTACCGATATTCGTGATGAACTGATTCGTATTCGGGATATGATCGACGCCCACCGCCGGTGA
- the rimP gene encoding ribosome maturation factor RimP: MAKRARKPKDKAGAVAKPHLSEAERLKRQRVFVESITRLAEPLCRAEGIELVHVEYQREPGGLTLRIYLDRPGGVTLDDCVEMSRQLEDILDVHAGDLPPYRLEVSSPGIDRPVGRLADFTRFKGHRAKIRVVAAIDGRKNFTGILAGVVDTTVLLQVGNETVSLEFNDITRARLINYNGEH, translated from the coding sequence ATGGCCAAACGCGCCAGGAAGCCAAAAGATAAAGCCGGGGCAGTGGCCAAGCCCCACCTGTCAGAGGCGGAACGCCTGAAACGACAGCGTGTTTTTGTGGAATCGATTACCCGTCTGGCTGAGCCGCTGTGCCGTGCCGAGGGAATTGAGCTGGTGCACGTCGAGTACCAGCGTGAACCCGGTGGGTTGACGCTCCGGATCTACCTGGATCGGCCCGGCGGGGTGACCCTTGACGACTGTGTCGAGATGAGCCGACAGCTGGAAGATATTTTGGATGTTCATGCAGGGGATTTGCCCCCCTACCGGCTGGAGGTCTCCTCGCCGGGTATCGACCGGCCGGTGGGGAGACTGGCGGACTTTACCCGGTTTAAGGGGCATCGGGCTAAAATAAGGGTTGTTGCGGCTATCGACGGCCGCAAAAATTTTACCGGCATTCTTGCCGGCGTCGTCGATACAACAGTCCTGTTGCAGGTGGGTAACGAGACGGTCAGTCTGGAATTTAATGATATTACGCGGGCACGACTGATCAATTATAACGGAGAACACTGA
- the nusA gene encoding transcription termination factor NusA, with protein MFIADIKRVVEQVSRDKGIDVEILIRALEEALRSAARKKFGSKVDIEAQYSPDTGEIEVFQFKEVVEEVTEPDLQIGIEEGRNLDPDCEVGDSLGTKMDTSSFGRIAAQSAKQVIIQKMKDAERDAVYSSYIDRKGEVINGIVQRVDRGNIIVNLGSTEAILPTREQIPRENYRRGDRIRALILDVLYDTRGPQIVLSRTHPDLLINLFKTEVPEISEGIVEVKGAAREPGSRAKFAVSSNDSDIDPVGACVGMKGSRVQNVVQELRGEKIDIITWHVDAAKYVCNALAPAEIARVIIDEENRSMEVIVPDEFLSVAIGKRGQNVRLASRLTGWHLDVNSESRYDEMMKQGYESLVNVPGVGSGLADAFVEKGIYSAEELAESTVDELTDIRGIGQEKAALLIESAQQYSVEAAQLAEARRIEAAQAAEAAAEAEKADAEETEEAASEPEPADAGGEATDETVAPDAEPLEDGQ; from the coding sequence ATGTTTATAGCAGATATCAAACGTGTGGTCGAGCAGGTAAGCCGGGACAAGGGCATTGATGTGGAAATATTAATCCGCGCCCTGGAAGAGGCGTTGCGTTCCGCTGCCCGGAAGAAATTCGGCAGCAAAGTCGACATCGAAGCGCAGTACAGTCCTGACACGGGTGAGATCGAAGTCTTCCAGTTCAAAGAAGTTGTCGAGGAAGTGACCGAGCCGGACCTGCAGATCGGCATCGAGGAAGGACGCAATCTCGATCCCGATTGCGAGGTCGGTGACAGCCTCGGTACCAAGATGGACACGTCCTCTTTCGGCCGCATCGCCGCGCAATCTGCTAAACAGGTGATTATCCAGAAGATGAAGGATGCCGAGCGGGACGCCGTGTACTCCAGCTATATCGACCGAAAAGGGGAAGTGATCAACGGTATCGTCCAGCGGGTCGACCGCGGCAACATTATCGTCAACCTGGGATCCACGGAAGCCATCCTGCCCACCCGCGAGCAGATTCCCCGCGAAAACTATCGTCGGGGTGACCGTATTCGGGCGCTGATTCTCGATGTTCTTTACGATACACGAGGACCGCAAATTGTTCTCTCGCGAACCCATCCGGATTTGTTGATCAACCTTTTCAAAACCGAGGTGCCTGAAATCAGTGAAGGCATCGTGGAGGTAAAAGGCGCGGCGCGGGAGCCGGGAAGCCGGGCCAAGTTCGCGGTTTCCTCCAATGATTCGGATATTGATCCGGTGGGTGCCTGCGTCGGCATGAAAGGCAGCCGGGTGCAGAATGTCGTTCAGGAACTCCGCGGTGAGAAGATTGACATTATTACCTGGCATGTGGATGCAGCCAAATACGTCTGCAATGCCCTGGCGCCGGCTGAAATTGCACGGGTGATCATTGATGAAGAGAACCGGTCCATGGAGGTGATCGTCCCCGATGAATTCCTTTCCGTGGCCATCGGGAAAAGGGGCCAGAATGTGCGTCTGGCCTCCAGGCTGACCGGTTGGCATCTGGATGTCAATTCCGAATCGCGGTACGATGAGATGATGAAACAAGGCTACGAATCGCTGGTCAATGTGCCCGGTGTCGGCAGTGGCCTGGCGGATGCGTTTGTTGAAAAAGGGATCTATTCCGCCGAAGAACTGGCCGAGTCGACGGTCGATGAATTGACCGACATTCGTGGTATTGGGCAGGAAAAGGCGGCCTTGCTCATCGAAAGTGCCCAGCAGTATTCAGTCGAAGCCGCTCAGCTTGCCGAAGCCCGGAGAATCGAAGCGGCGCAGGCCGCCGAAGCTGCGGCTGAAGCTGAAAAAGCTGACGCGGAAGAGACAGAAGAAGCGGCATCGGAGCCGGAACCGGCGGATGCAGGGGGCGAAGCGACCGATGAAACGGTGGCGCCTGACGCCGAACCCTTGGAAGACGGGCAGTAG
- the infB gene encoding translation initiation factor IF-2 — protein sequence MVAKIRVYEFARDLNMTNRELLDKIRDLDIEVNSHMSSLDEDVVAKIKSALFGEKDDQLEEKRVRPTVIRRRKIATPQENDVQQAASVSESEPEPPPAEPEEDAPAAVTAEAKPEPKPVVKKAKPVEVAKIISRPEPEVPEDAPPVEPEAETEPGPEPEPEMESVSEPEPPVAEAEELPVEPPAVEAAPPEIIELDEPSALTASEDDEPSAVTQAAAPPAEETDVAPSTDEEAADAPKAEAPVKVPPAKAKKVKKDTPAKIIKLPTKPAVSLKPSGHPTPTGGQATPYPAGPGADETSSTTKDKKKKGWRKKEAVADDGRGVKRKGGLRKKEIVEGAALYTGKMRGRKGRKGSKLKSTPVGQKTQITTAKAIKRRVKVDETIVLSELAKRMGIKANEMIVKLMGMGVMATVNQTIDYETAVLVAGEFNYEVEKASFEEEVILKKTEEENPDQLQPRPPVVTIMGHVDHGKTSLLDVIRKTRVTEGEAGGITQHIGAYHVQTEKGVIAFLDTPGHEAFSAMRSRGAKVTDIVVLVVAADDGVMPQTVEAINHSKASGVPIIVAINKMDKPDADPDRVQRELSEHGLMPESWGGDAIFVQVSAKKNTGIDELLEMILLQAEILELKANPDKLASGHVVEAKLDSGRGPVATVLVQDGTLRAGDSIVCGMHYGKIRVLQDDLGRTVESAGPSMPVEIVGLSGVPMAGDELVALADEKDARQVSQHRMQKQRSKELAKTNRLSLEGLFEKMQQGEVKDLNLIIKADVDGSIEALRDSLVKLSNDEVSINVVHAATGTITESDIFLAANSNAIIIGFNVRPNAKVQDLAAEENVDMRFHNVIYNVIKEVKDSIVGMMESIYEERVLGRAEVRQTFHVPKVGTIAGCYVTDGKMQRGQLMRLLRDGIITYEGKNSSLRRFKDDVKEVQSGYECGIGIENFNDIKIGDVIESYFLEEIRPEVE from the coding sequence ATGGTGGCAAAAATCAGAGTATATGAGTTTGCCAGAGATCTTAACATGACGAACAGGGAACTCTTGGACAAGATCCGGGACCTTGATATCGAAGTCAACAGCCATATGAGCTCTCTGGATGAAGATGTAGTGGCGAAAATCAAATCCGCGCTTTTCGGTGAGAAGGACGATCAGCTTGAGGAAAAACGCGTTCGCCCAACGGTGATCCGCCGTCGTAAAATCGCCACCCCTCAGGAGAACGACGTCCAACAGGCCGCATCCGTTTCGGAATCAGAACCGGAGCCCCCCCCGGCCGAACCGGAAGAGGACGCGCCTGCGGCAGTCACCGCGGAAGCCAAACCGGAGCCGAAACCGGTGGTGAAAAAGGCGAAACCGGTGGAAGTGGCCAAGATCATTTCACGGCCTGAACCCGAAGTTCCGGAAGACGCTCCGCCGGTGGAACCGGAAGCGGAGACTGAACCTGGGCCCGAACCCGAACCCGAGATGGAATCCGTTTCTGAACCGGAACCCCCTGTGGCGGAGGCGGAGGAACTGCCGGTGGAACCCCCAGCCGTTGAAGCGGCCCCGCCGGAAATCATAGAGCTGGACGAACCGTCAGCACTGACGGCGTCCGAGGATGACGAGCCTTCAGCGGTTACCCAGGCGGCAGCCCCCCCTGCCGAGGAGACCGATGTGGCGCCATCCACAGATGAGGAGGCTGCTGATGCGCCCAAAGCCGAAGCCCCTGTCAAAGTACCCCCGGCAAAGGCCAAAAAGGTTAAGAAGGATACACCGGCCAAAATTATCAAACTGCCCACAAAACCAGCAGTTTCCTTGAAACCGTCGGGGCATCCCACGCCGACGGGTGGCCAGGCCACGCCGTATCCGGCAGGGCCGGGTGCCGATGAAACGTCATCCACCACCAAGGATAAAAAGAAGAAAGGCTGGCGGAAAAAGGAGGCGGTTGCCGACGACGGGCGTGGCGTGAAACGAAAAGGTGGCCTGAGGAAGAAGGAAATCGTCGAAGGGGCTGCACTCTACACCGGTAAAATGCGTGGCCGCAAGGGCCGCAAGGGTAGCAAACTGAAGTCCACGCCGGTGGGCCAGAAAACCCAGATTACAACTGCCAAGGCCATCAAGCGCCGGGTAAAGGTGGACGAAACCATCGTGTTGTCCGAGTTGGCCAAACGGATGGGGATCAAAGCCAATGAGATGATTGTCAAGCTCATGGGTATGGGCGTCATGGCCACGGTGAACCAGACCATCGACTATGAGACGGCGGTGTTGGTGGCCGGTGAGTTCAACTACGAGGTGGAGAAGGCCTCCTTTGAGGAAGAGGTGATTCTGAAGAAGACCGAGGAGGAAAATCCCGACCAGCTGCAGCCCAGGCCGCCGGTGGTCACGATTATGGGCCATGTCGACCACGGCAAGACCTCGCTGTTGGATGTGATCCGCAAGACCCGCGTTACGGAAGGTGAAGCCGGCGGGATCACCCAGCACATCGGTGCCTATCATGTGCAGACCGAAAAGGGGGTGATCGCCTTTTTGGATACACCCGGCCATGAAGCCTTCTCGGCCATGCGTTCACGCGGGGCCAAGGTGACCGATATCGTGGTTCTGGTGGTGGCTGCCGACGATGGCGTGATGCCTCAGACCGTTGAGGCGATCAATCACTCCAAGGCGTCCGGTGTGCCGATTATTGTGGCCATCAACAAAATGGATAAACCGGATGCCGATCCGGACCGGGTCCAGCGTGAGCTCAGTGAGCATGGGCTGATGCCCGAATCTTGGGGTGGGGATGCCATTTTTGTGCAGGTGTCCGCCAAAAAGAACACCGGCATCGACGAATTATTGGAAATGATTCTGCTGCAGGCGGAAATCCTTGAGCTCAAGGCCAACCCGGACAAACTGGCCAGCGGTCACGTGGTCGAAGCCAAACTGGATTCGGGTCGCGGCCCGGTGGCCACCGTACTGGTGCAGGACGGTACGCTACGCGCCGGTGATTCAATCGTTTGCGGGATGCACTATGGCAAAATCCGTGTGCTTCAGGATGATCTGGGCCGTACGGTCGAGTCGGCCGGCCCGTCCATGCCGGTGGAGATTGTGGGCCTTTCCGGAGTTCCCATGGCCGGCGACGAACTGGTTGCCCTGGCCGATGAAAAGGACGCCCGCCAGGTCAGTCAGCACCGCATGCAGAAGCAGCGTTCCAAGGAACTGGCCAAGACCAACCGCCTGAGCCTGGAAGGCCTGTTCGAAAAGATGCAACAGGGCGAGGTCAAGGATCTCAACCTGATCATCAAAGCGGATGTGGATGGGTCCATCGAGGCGTTACGGGATTCTCTGGTCAAGCTGTCCAACGATGAGGTCAGCATCAATGTGGTGCATGCGGCTACGGGAACCATCACCGAATCGGATATTTTTCTGGCTGCTAATTCCAATGCCATCATTATCGGATTTAACGTGCGTCCCAACGCCAAGGTGCAGGATCTGGCCGCCGAAGAGAACGTGGATATGCGTTTTCACAACGTTATTTACAACGTCATCAAAGAGGTCAAGGATTCCATTGTCGGCATGATGGAATCCATTTATGAAGAACGGGTGCTCGGGCGTGCCGAGGTTCGTCAGACATTCCATGTGCCCAAGGTGGGAACCATTGCCGGCTGTTATGTGACCGATGGTAAAATGCAGCGGGGGCAGCTCATGCGGTTGCTTCGGGATGGGATCATTACCTATGAAGGCAAGAATAGCAGCCTGCGCCGGTTCAAGGACGATGTCAAAGAAGTCCAGTCGGGTTACGAGTGCGGTATCGGCATCGAGAACTTTAATGACATCAAGATCGGCGATGTCATTGAGAGCTACTTCCTGGAAGAGATTCGGCCTGAAGTGGAGTAA
- a CDS encoding DUF503 domain-containing protein yields MVVGVGCMVFRIHECHSLKAKRKVVKAMVARIRNHFNASVAEVADNDIYQRATIGVSMVGNDRRLINAKLDKLFNFVEDLGLAEMIETDLEIISL; encoded by the coding sequence ATGGTGGTTGGTGTTGGATGCATGGTCTTCCGGATTCATGAGTGCCACTCGCTGAAGGCGAAACGCAAGGTGGTCAAGGCCATGGTTGCCCGTATCCGTAACCATTTCAACGCCTCTGTGGCCGAGGTGGCCGACAATGACATCTACCAGCGGGCCACCATCGGCGTCAGCATGGTTGGCAACGACCGCCGTCTGATCAATGCCAAGCTGGACAAGCTGTTCAATTTTGTTGAAGATCTCGGATTGGCGGAGATGATTGAGACCGATTTGGAAATTATATCCCTGTGA
- the rbfA gene encoding 30S ribosome-binding factor RbfA — protein MVKRTFNRAERVGGQVQRVLASLIQKGVNDPRLAQATITGVTLSRDLRIAKIYVSTPGGAQEKETVLSGFESAKGFIKRALAKELGLRYMPDLKFFYDGSFDYGAQINRVLKSIQTDDEKDNSTADEQ, from the coding sequence GTGGTAAAGAGAACATTTAATCGAGCGGAACGGGTCGGTGGGCAAGTCCAGCGCGTTCTGGCCAGTTTGATTCAGAAGGGGGTCAACGACCCACGGCTGGCGCAGGCCACCATTACCGGCGTCACGCTGAGTCGCGATCTGCGCATTGCCAAGATCTATGTTTCAACGCCGGGCGGTGCTCAGGAAAAAGAGACCGTCCTGTCAGGATTCGAAAGCGCCAAGGGGTTTATCAAACGGGCGCTGGCAAAAGAACTGGGCCTTCGGTACATGCCGGATCTGAAATTTTTTTATGATGGGTCCTTTGATTATGGTGCCCAAATCAACCGGGTGCTGAAATCCATACAAACCGACGATGAAAAAGATAATTCAACAGCTGACGAGCAGTGA
- a CDS encoding DHH family phosphoesterase: MKKIIQQLTSSERILLASHTNPDGDAIGALLAMGLALEKLDRQVTLHNESSIPAVYRFLPSVHRIQKQLPDPARFDTAVILDCGSLNRVGSNADAIKTIPVIVNIDHHTTNSRFGQYHLVDVDACATSEIIYRLIQTMGLEIDASIATAIYTGILTDTGSFRFSNTNQAAFTICEAMVAAGVKPSAVAQHVYGTYSLGRIKLLNLALDSIEISNNGYLSIMTVTQEMLADTGTQPEDADGLINYARRIRDVKVAALIHELENGPGAKGGPKQFHVSLRSDGSVDVSRIATTFGGGGHAGAAGFSMASSLAELKQTIYNLSDGFGESCQIN; the protein is encoded by the coding sequence ATGAAAAAGATAATTCAACAGCTGACGAGCAGTGAACGCATTCTGCTTGCCTCCCATACCAATCCGGATGGTGATGCCATTGGTGCGTTGCTGGCGATGGGACTTGCCCTTGAGAAACTGGACCGACAGGTGACCTTGCATAACGAAAGCTCCATTCCTGCGGTTTACCGGTTCCTGCCATCGGTCCATCGCATCCAGAAACAGCTTCCGGATCCGGCGCGCTTCGATACGGCGGTGATTCTGGACTGCGGCAGCTTGAACCGGGTGGGTTCAAATGCGGATGCCATCAAGACCATACCGGTCATCGTCAACATCGACCACCACACCACCAACAGCCGATTCGGACAATATCACCTGGTGGATGTGGATGCTTGTGCCACGTCTGAAATTATCTATCGGCTGATTCAGACCATGGGACTTGAAATCGATGCGTCCATTGCAACGGCAATTTATACGGGCATCCTGACCGATACGGGTTCTTTCCGGTTTTCCAATACCAACCAGGCGGCTTTTACCATCTGCGAGGCCATGGTGGCCGCCGGCGTGAAACCCTCGGCGGTTGCCCAGCACGTTTACGGCACCTACTCCCTGGGACGCATCAAGCTGCTCAACCTCGCTCTGGATTCGATTGAGATTTCCAATAACGGGTATCTTTCCATCATGACGGTCACCCAGGAGATGCTGGCCGATACCGGAACCCAACCCGAAGATGCCGACGGCCTGATCAACTATGCCCGCCGGATTCGGGATGTCAAGGTGGCCGCCCTGATCCACGAGTTGGAAAATGGACCCGGAGCCAAAGGCGGCCCAAAACAGTTTCACGTCAGCCTGCGTTCCGACGGCAGTGTGGACGTATCCCGTATCGCGACGACCTTTGGCGGTGGCGGGCACGCCGGTGCGGCCGGATTTTCCATGGCGTCCAGCCTTGCTGAACTGAAGCAGACCATTTACAACCTTTCCGACGGATTTGGCGAATCATGCCAGATAAACTGA